A DNA window from Iodobacter ciconiae contains the following coding sequences:
- a CDS encoding HvfC/BufC N-terminal domain-containing protein, which produces MNYVQAITTFAGLLLDPHSTKDGLHFAERMRHYRANCRLNRIAALQSIFSNVMQLVGEDFFAALAREYVDATPANSADLHAMGDDFSNFIAQFAPAAELPYLTDMARVDWARWRAYLATDEAVLGLPELAELAATDFASMQLQFHPSLQLVQSAQWPIADILAMHAGGPSADLAQGGQQLLISRTQWQAISLGQWTFVQSLSAGDCVGDALEGALQIDPNTNIQNIISILFTQKLVLNIQAS; this is translated from the coding sequence ATGAACTACGTCCAGGCAATAACTACGTTTGCCGGTTTGCTGCTTGACCCACACTCTACCAAAGACGGTTTACACTTTGCCGAACGAATGCGCCACTATCGCGCCAATTGCCGGCTAAATCGTATTGCCGCGCTGCAAAGCATTTTTAGTAATGTCATGCAGTTGGTGGGAGAAGATTTCTTCGCCGCACTGGCACGGGAATATGTTGATGCAACCCCGGCTAACTCCGCCGACCTGCATGCAATGGGTGATGATTTTTCCAACTTTATTGCCCAATTTGCCCCTGCAGCCGAGTTGCCGTACTTAACCGATATGGCCAGAGTCGATTGGGCCCGCTGGCGTGCCTATCTGGCAACCGATGAGGCCGTGTTGGGATTGCCTGAGCTAGCCGAATTGGCCGCAACAGACTTTGCCAGTATGCAATTGCAGTTTCATCCCAGCTTGCAGCTAGTGCAGTCTGCCCAATGGCCGATTGCGGATATTTTGGCGATGCATGCGGGAGGGCCCAGCGCAGATCTTGCGCAGGGCGGACAGCAACTTTTAATCAGCCGGACTCAATGGCAGGCCATTAGTTTGGGGCAGTGGACTTTTGTGCAATCTTTAAGTGCCGGCGATTGTGTTGGCGATGCGCTGGAAGGCGCGCTGCAGATTGATCCGAATACGAATATCCAGAATATAATAAGCATTTTGTTTACGCAGAAATTGGTTCTAAACATTCAGGCATCTTAA
- a CDS encoding NADP-dependent oxidoreductase, with protein sequence MPSILNRRIVLASRPHGAPVPANFRLEELAIPAIGSGEVLLRALYLSLDPYMRGRMSDAPSYAPPVEVGAVMVGGTVSRVEASQHGDYAVGDLVVNFGGWQNYSTSDGTGLQKLGALASPSHALGVLGMPGFTAYMGLLEIGQPKAGETVVVAAATGAVGAIVGQIAKIKGCRVVGIAGGAEKCAYAVNELGFDACIDHRASDFAEQLAAACAKGIDVYYENVGGAVFDAVLPLLNTAARVPLCGLISQYNATSLPAGPDRLSMLMGTLLKKRIRMQGFIIWDDFGHRYGEFFVAMSQWIKEGKIKYREDIVQGLENAPQAFIGLLEGKNTGKLVVKVAE encoded by the coding sequence ATGCCATCAATACTGAATCGTCGTATCGTTTTAGCTAGCCGCCCGCATGGCGCGCCTGTACCTGCAAATTTTCGTCTGGAAGAGCTCGCCATCCCTGCTATCGGCAGCGGTGAAGTATTACTGCGCGCGCTGTATCTGTCTCTCGATCCTTATATGCGTGGCCGGATGAGCGATGCGCCTTCTTATGCTCCGCCGGTAGAAGTGGGTGCCGTGATGGTCGGTGGTACGGTTAGCCGCGTTGAAGCATCGCAACATGGTGATTACGCTGTCGGTGATCTGGTTGTGAACTTTGGCGGCTGGCAGAACTACAGCACCTCGGATGGCACAGGCCTGCAAAAGCTGGGTGCTTTGGCGTCTCCATCGCATGCGCTGGGTGTGTTAGGTATGCCGGGCTTTACCGCCTATATGGGCCTATTAGAAATCGGCCAGCCTAAGGCGGGTGAAACCGTGGTGGTGGCTGCTGCCACTGGTGCAGTCGGTGCGATCGTCGGGCAAATCGCCAAGATCAAAGGCTGCCGAGTAGTAGGTATTGCTGGTGGTGCTGAAAAATGTGCTTACGCCGTGAACGAGTTGGGGTTTGACGCATGTATCGATCACCGCGCCAGCGATTTTGCCGAGCAGCTGGCTGCGGCCTGCGCTAAAGGTATCGATGTGTATTACGAAAATGTAGGTGGCGCGGTGTTTGATGCGGTTCTGCCTTTGCTTAATACCGCCGCGCGTGTGCCGCTTTGTGGCTTGATTTCACAATACAACGCTACCAGTTTGCCTGCTGGCCCAGATCGCTTATCCATGCTGATGGGCACGCTGCTGAAAAAACGTATCCGCATGCAAGGTTTTATTATCTGGGATGATTTCGGCCATCGCTACGGTGAATTCTTTGTCGCCATGAGCCAGTGGATTAAAGAGGGCAAAATCAAATACCGTGAAGACATCGTGCAAGGCTTGGAAAACGCCCCACAAGCCTTTATTGGCCTGCTGGAAGGGAAGAATACCGGTAAGCTGGTAGTGAAGGTGGCTGAGTAA
- the glnK gene encoding P-II family nitrogen regulator: MKFVSAIIKPFKLDEVREALSEIGVQGLTVTEVKGFGRQKGHTELYRGAEYVVDFLPKVKVEVAIADDQLEQTLEVIEKAANTGKIGDGKIFVFDLQHVVRIRTGETGEDAI; this comes from the coding sequence ATGAAATTCGTGTCTGCGATTATTAAGCCGTTCAAGCTCGATGAGGTTCGCGAAGCATTGTCGGAAATTGGCGTTCAGGGCTTAACCGTAACCGAAGTGAAAGGTTTTGGTCGCCAGAAAGGGCACACCGAGCTTTATCGTGGTGCCGAATATGTGGTGGATTTTCTGCCCAAGGTAAAAGTGGAAGTGGCTATTGCTGATGACCAGCTGGAGCAAACGCTGGAAGTTATCGAAAAGGCAGCCAACACCGGCAAGATTGGCGATGGCAAAATTTTTGTATTTGATCTGCAGCACGTGGTGCGGATTCGTACGGGTGAAACGGGCGAAGACGCCATCTGA
- the amt gene encoding ammonium transporter, whose translation MMKKLFTAFALGAVSAQGFAVEIAASAPVAIVDTINKGDNAWMFISTALVILMSIPGLALFYGGLVRSKNMLSVLMQVFSVFAMISVLWVVYGYSLAFTEGNAFFGSFSKVMLKGVTPDSIAATFTKGVGISELIYVVFQGAFAAITCGLIVGAFAERVKFAAVMAFCAIWFTFSYLPMAHMVWYWTGPDAYLTQAAADAATATAGFLFQKGALDFAGGTVVHINAAVAGLVGAFMVGKRIGFGREAMTPHSLTMTMIGASLLWFGWFGFNAGSALEANGVAALAFINTWLATAAATMSWLLAEWVLKGKPSLLGAASGAVAGLVAITPACGFVGVGGALVIGLLAGVICLWGVHGLKRLLGVDDALDVFGVHGVGGVLGAILTGVFAAPDLGGTGIWDYVSNKVAADYSILAQVKIQAIGVGTTLLWSAVVSIIAFKLVDLVIGLRVPEEEEREGLDVTSHGEKAYNL comes from the coding sequence ATGATGAAAAAATTGTTTACAGCATTTGCCCTCGGTGCGGTCTCGGCACAAGGTTTTGCCGTCGAAATTGCAGCATCTGCACCGGTTGCCATCGTGGATACCATCAATAAAGGGGACAACGCGTGGATGTTTATTTCCACCGCGCTGGTTATTTTGATGTCCATCCCAGGTCTGGCGCTATTTTACGGTGGCCTGGTTCGCTCTAAAAATATGTTGTCGGTGCTGATGCAGGTGTTTTCTGTATTTGCAATGATTTCAGTGCTGTGGGTAGTCTATGGCTATTCGCTGGCGTTTACTGAAGGCAATGCTTTCTTTGGCTCGTTCAGCAAAGTGATGCTCAAAGGGGTAACGCCGGATTCGATTGCGGCCACTTTTACTAAGGGTGTCGGTATTTCCGAGCTGATTTATGTGGTTTTCCAAGGTGCATTTGCAGCCATTACCTGTGGCCTGATTGTGGGGGCATTTGCCGAGCGGGTTAAGTTTGCTGCGGTGATGGCCTTTTGTGCAATCTGGTTTACTTTCTCCTACCTGCCGATGGCTCATATGGTCTGGTACTGGACTGGCCCTGATGCGTACCTCACGCAAGCTGCGGCAGATGCGGCAACCGCCACGGCTGGTTTCTTATTCCAAAAAGGTGCGCTGGATTTTGCGGGTGGTACGGTGGTGCACATCAATGCTGCGGTTGCAGGTTTGGTCGGGGCATTTATGGTGGGCAAACGCATTGGCTTTGGCCGTGAAGCCATGACACCGCATAGCTTAACCATGACTATGATTGGCGCTTCATTGCTGTGGTTTGGCTGGTTTGGTTTTAATGCCGGATCGGCTCTGGAAGCCAATGGTGTGGCGGCTCTGGCATTTATTAATACATGGCTGGCAACAGCGGCAGCAACAATGTCTTGGCTGCTGGCGGAGTGGGTGCTTAAAGGTAAGCCTTCATTACTGGGCGCGGCTTCAGGTGCGGTTGCTGGTCTGGTGGCGATTACCCCGGCATGCGGCTTTGTGGGTGTAGGCGGTGCTTTAGTGATTGGCTTACTGGCAGGCGTGATTTGCCTGTGGGGCGTGCATGGTTTGAAGCGTTTATTGGGTGTGGACGATGCGCTGGATGTGTTTGGTGTGCATGGCGTGGGTGGAGTTTTAGGGGCCATTCTGACCGGTGTATTTGCTGCGCCAGATTTGGGCGGCACGGGCATCTGGGATTATGTGAGCAATAAAGTAGCTGCTGATTATTCGATTCTTGCTCAGGTAAAAATACAAGCTATCGGCGTAGGCACAACTTTGCTATGGTCGGCGGTGGTTTCAATTATTGCCTTTAAGCTGGTTGATCTGGTGATTGGCCTGCGTGTACCGGAAGAAGAAGAGCGCGAAGGTCTGGATGTGACCAGCCACGGTGAAAAGGCATATAATCTATAG
- a CDS encoding iron-containing alcohol dehydrogenase, with the protein MQQFEFYNPVQIVFGEGQIAKLASLVPEKARVLVLYGGGSIKKNGTYTEVMEALKNHSVTEFSGIEANPTYETMMKAVAQIKAEKIDFLLAVGGGSVIDGTKLAAAAALYEGDPWEIFTTGGQHIKAALPLGAVLTLPATGSEMNNGSVISRSETKTKLPFMNRHVFPKFAILDPTKTYSLPARQIANGVVDAFIHVVEQYLTYPANAPVQDRFAESLLQTLLEVGPQALATPHDYTVRSNLMWAATMALNGLIGAGVPQDWATHLLGHELTALYNIDHAQTLAIVLPSMLNVRRAAKREKLLQYAERVWGIKEGSEDARIDAAIAKTREFFEAMGIKTRMRDYGLEVSAINAVVEQLKAHGMVALGERGDVDLAISKLVLEGSY; encoded by the coding sequence ATGCAACAATTCGAATTTTATAATCCGGTTCAAATCGTTTTTGGCGAAGGCCAGATTGCTAAATTAGCCTCTCTTGTACCAGAAAAAGCCCGTGTTCTGGTACTTTATGGTGGTGGTAGCATCAAAAAAAATGGCACTTATACCGAGGTGATGGAAGCCTTAAAAAATCATAGTGTGACTGAGTTTTCTGGGATTGAAGCCAATCCTACTTATGAAACCATGATGAAAGCCGTGGCACAGATTAAGGCCGAGAAAATTGATTTTCTGCTGGCTGTGGGTGGTGGCTCGGTGATTGATGGCACTAAATTGGCTGCCGCTGCTGCTTTGTACGAGGGCGATCCATGGGAAATCTTTACTACGGGTGGCCAGCATATTAAAGCCGCTTTACCTTTGGGCGCAGTGCTAACTCTGCCCGCTACCGGCTCGGAAATGAACAATGGCTCGGTGATTAGTCGCAGCGAAACCAAAACTAAGCTGCCATTTATGAATCGTCATGTATTTCCCAAGTTTGCCATTCTTGACCCTACTAAAACCTATAGCCTGCCAGCAAGGCAAATTGCTAATGGTGTGGTGGATGCCTTTATTCATGTAGTCGAGCAATATCTGACTTACCCGGCCAATGCGCCTGTGCAAGACCGTTTTGCCGAAAGCCTGTTGCAAACTTTACTTGAAGTTGGCCCGCAGGCACTGGCGACTCCACATGATTACACCGTACGTTCCAATTTAATGTGGGCCGCCACAATGGCGCTAAATGGCCTGATTGGTGCCGGGGTGCCGCAAGATTGGGCAACACACTTGCTTGGCCATGAATTGACCGCTTTATATAATATCGACCATGCACAAACACTGGCGATTGTTTTGCCATCGATGCTGAATGTACGCCGTGCAGCCAAGCGTGAAAAACTGCTGCAATACGCCGAGCGTGTATGGGGCATTAAAGAAGGGTCGGAAGACGCACGTATCGATGCTGCGATTGCTAAAACCCGTGAATTTTTTGAAGCCATGGGTATTAAAACCCGGATGCGTGATTACGGCCTGGAAGTAAGTGCAATTAATGCTGTAGTTGAGCAGCTAAAAGCCCACGGCATGGTGGCTCTGGGTGAGCGTGGGGATGTGGATTTAGCCATCAGCAAGCTGGTTTTGGAAGGCAGCTACTAA
- a CDS encoding DoxX family protein, translating to MTTQLSRLAKAKLLNPLAPVADLLLRLYLAKIFFMSGLTKVADWGNTVMLFTDEYHVPLLSPQLAAIGGTLGELALPVLLVLGLFTRLSAMGLFVLNLVAVVSYYHVLEDIPAALQDHLEWGLLLLVLIAIPLQRWALERLWFRQSQTD from the coding sequence TTGACCACTCAATTATCACGCCTTGCCAAGGCGAAGCTGCTTAACCCGCTCGCACCTGTCGCCGATCTGCTACTACGCCTGTATCTCGCCAAAATCTTTTTTATGTCAGGCCTGACCAAAGTGGCCGACTGGGGAAACACAGTCATGCTGTTTACCGACGAATACCATGTGCCGCTGTTATCGCCGCAGCTGGCGGCAATTGGCGGTACCCTGGGCGAGCTGGCTCTACCGGTGCTACTGGTGCTGGGCTTATTCACCCGCCTATCTGCAATGGGGCTATTTGTACTGAATTTGGTCGCAGTCGTTTCCTACTACCACGTGCTAGAAGACATCCCCGCCGCACTGCAAGACCATCTGGAGTGGGGCTTGTTGCTGCTGGTGCTGATTGCCATTCCTCTCCAGCGGTGGGCGCTGGAGCGCCTGTGGTTTCGCCAATCTCAAACTGATTAA
- a CDS encoding glutathione S-transferase family protein, with protein sequence MNAALILHHYQASPYSEKIRSYLGFKQLAWQSLLMPMLLPKPDLMELTGGYRRAPVLQIGADIYCDSALIIQELERRFPQPALASGPQAAQAGLLGRLFDVDIFWRAVRYLMACRIEHLPQALLDDRIAMHPQLPLQKSQLLADQAQLAIQLQALINQVDQALSGRDYLGGTHPCAGDFAVYHTLWFLQGAQLLADFIPNTLLPWMGKMAALGHGQMRSVTASEAFAAGNQAQPAALAEMPDSLFKAGQKVLVQPEGYPQESVAGELVYLDEQKIVIARQSTVCGLLHVHFPRMDYDIRAV encoded by the coding sequence ATGAATGCTGCGCTGATTTTGCATCATTACCAGGCCTCGCCGTATTCTGAAAAAATACGCAGTTACTTAGGATTTAAGCAGTTGGCATGGCAATCCCTGCTTATGCCGATGCTGCTGCCCAAGCCTGATTTAATGGAGCTCACTGGTGGCTACCGGCGTGCGCCGGTGCTGCAAATTGGCGCAGATATTTATTGCGATTCGGCCTTGATTATTCAGGAGCTGGAGCGGCGTTTTCCTCAGCCAGCTTTAGCGAGCGGGCCACAGGCGGCGCAAGCCGGTTTGCTGGGCCGCTTGTTTGATGTGGATATTTTCTGGCGGGCGGTACGCTATCTGATGGCCTGCCGTATTGAGCATCTTCCACAGGCTCTGCTCGATGATCGCATCGCTATGCACCCGCAGCTGCCTTTGCAAAAATCGCAATTACTTGCCGATCAGGCGCAATTGGCGATTCAGCTGCAAGCTTTGATTAATCAAGTGGATCAGGCATTAAGCGGCCGCGATTATTTAGGCGGCACTCACCCTTGTGCCGGTGATTTTGCGGTGTATCACACGCTGTGGTTTTTGCAGGGTGCACAGCTTTTGGCAGATTTTATTCCAAACACTTTATTGCCATGGATGGGCAAAATGGCGGCATTGGGCCATGGCCAGATGCGCAGTGTTACCGCGAGCGAGGCGTTTGCTGCCGGCAATCAGGCTCAGCCAGCCGCCCTTGCTGAAATGCCGGATTCGCTGTTTAAAGCAGGTCAGAAAGTGCTTGTTCAGCCAGAAGGCTATCCGCAGGAAAGCGTGGCGGGTGAGCTGGTTTATCTGGATGAGCAAAAAATAGTGATCGCCCGTCAAAGTACCGTTTGCGGCCTGCTGCATGTCCATTTCCCACGTATGGATTACGACATTCGCGCTGTTTAA
- a CDS encoding peroxiredoxin family protein: MKKFWLSCCCIFLVYASTNANANAAPMLQGRDVVTGKAVNLAQVRGKDQTVLLVFFKAGCDTCVYNFKLIREFYKANKASRFNVIGVGLDSKPEPFRSYAELVRATTPQDEQFPLLWRPDAAQQDNFGEMNNDSTVFVIGKNGEITLKRKGVIKDEDWDDIWTSLQNN; encoded by the coding sequence ATGAAAAAATTCTGGCTTTCTTGCTGCTGTATTTTCCTGGTTTACGCCAGCACCAATGCCAATGCCAATGCCGCCCCGATGCTACAAGGGCGGGATGTCGTCACTGGCAAAGCCGTGAATCTGGCGCAAGTGCGCGGTAAAGATCAAACCGTGCTGCTGGTGTTTTTTAAAGCCGGCTGCGATACCTGCGTGTACAACTTCAAACTGATTCGTGAATTTTACAAAGCCAATAAAGCCAGTCGCTTTAATGTGATTGGCGTTGGGCTCGATAGTAAACCTGAGCCATTTCGCAGCTACGCCGAGCTAGTGCGCGCCACCACGCCCCAAGATGAGCAGTTCCCGCTACTGTGGCGCCCCGATGCTGCACAGCAAGATAATTTTGGCGAAATGAATAATGACTCCACCGTCTTTGTGATCGGCAAAAATGGCGAGATCACGCTGAAACGTAAAGGAGTGATCAAAGACGAGGATTGGGATGATATTTGGACATCGCTGCAAAATAACTGA
- a CDS encoding TetR/AcrR family transcriptional regulator: MAKHEDTREHLLAVGESILRGKGFSAVGLAEILKAAEVPKGSFYHYFPSKEHFGCALLERYFVNYQLHMQVLETQYDCSGERLMHYWHSWLMSQGACSQANQCMVVKLSAEVADLSEPMRLVFKLGTDGVIERLAKWLDEPRCEGALSPDMDARSAALMLYQMWLGASLLTKIRQDGSALETAMQTTCHLLGVKDL; encoded by the coding sequence ATGGCAAAACACGAAGACACACGCGAACATTTATTGGCAGTAGGCGAATCTATTCTCAGGGGGAAGGGATTCTCTGCTGTTGGGCTGGCCGAGATCTTAAAGGCGGCAGAAGTACCTAAAGGTTCGTTCTATCATTATTTCCCCTCAAAAGAGCACTTTGGCTGTGCGCTTTTAGAGCGTTATTTTGTCAATTATCAGCTGCATATGCAGGTTTTGGAAACACAATACGATTGCAGTGGCGAGCGGCTGATGCACTACTGGCACAGCTGGCTGATGTCGCAAGGTGCTTGTAGTCAGGCTAACCAGTGTATGGTGGTGAAGTTGTCTGCAGAGGTAGCCGATTTATCAGAGCCGATGCGGCTGGTTTTTAAGCTGGGCACTGATGGTGTGATTGAGCGGCTGGCAAAATGGCTGGATGAGCCGCGCTGTGAAGGGGCCTTGTCGCCAGACATGGATGCTCGGTCCGCGGCCTTGATGCTGTATCAGATGTGGCTGGGCGCAAGCCTGCTGACCAAAATTCGTCAGGATGGCAGTGCGCTTGAAACTGCTATGCAAACGACTTGCCACCTTTTGGGCGTGAAAGATTTATAG
- the cysK gene encoding cysteine synthase A — translation MKIANSITDLIGNTPLVKLNRVAQVSGATIVAKLEFFNPSHSVKDRIAVAMINAAEAAGLIGPDTVIVEPTSGNTGIGLAMVCAARGYKLVLTMPESMSKERRALLRGYGATLVLTPAAEGMGGAIATAKALVIEHSNYFLPQQFENPANPEIHRRTTAEELWNDTDGQIDILVAGVGTGGTITGISEVLKARKPSFKAVAVEPDASPVLSGGQKGPHPIQGIGAGFVPGVLNIESYDEVIRVKSEDAFATARALARQEGILAGISAGAATWAAIELGKRPENAGKLIAVIIPSFGERYLSTPLFEGLLD, via the coding sequence ATGAAAATCGCCAACAGCATTACCGATCTGATCGGCAATACGCCCTTAGTGAAGTTAAATCGCGTTGCACAGGTAAGCGGAGCAACGATTGTAGCAAAGCTGGAGTTCTTTAATCCTTCGCACTCGGTGAAAGACCGCATTGCGGTGGCGATGATCAATGCCGCCGAGGCCGCAGGCCTGATCGGGCCGGATACGGTGATTGTGGAGCCTACTTCCGGCAATACCGGCATTGGCCTGGCCATGGTTTGTGCGGCGCGCGGTTATAAGCTGGTTCTCACTATGCCGGAAAGTATGTCCAAAGAGCGCCGGGCATTATTACGCGGCTATGGCGCAACACTAGTGCTGACGCCTGCTGCAGAAGGGATGGGCGGGGCGATTGCTACTGCAAAAGCATTGGTGATTGAGCACAGCAATTACTTTTTGCCGCAGCAGTTTGAAAATCCGGCTAATCCGGAAATCCACCGCCGTACAACGGCGGAAGAATTGTGGAATGATACTGATGGCCAGATCGATATTCTGGTGGCAGGTGTGGGCACAGGCGGCACAATCACAGGGATCTCAGAAGTATTAAAAGCGCGTAAACCTTCATTTAAAGCAGTGGCAGTAGAGCCGGATGCCAGCCCGGTGCTGAGCGGCGGTCAAAAAGGCCCGCATCCTATTCAAGGGATAGGCGCTGGCTTTGTACCGGGCGTTTTGAATATCGAAAGCTATGACGAAGTGATCCGGGTAAAGAGTGAAGATGCTTTTGCAACGGCGCGTGCTCTGGCGAGGCAAGAAGGCATTCTGGCAGGGATTTCCGCAGGAGCCGCAACCTGGGCCGCCATCGAGCTGGGCAAGCGCCCGGAAAACGCTGGCAAGTTGATCGCAGTGATTATTCCTTCTTTTGGCGAGCGTTATCTATCTACGCCTTTGTTTGAAGGCTTGCTGGATTGA
- a CDS encoding BufA1 family periplasmic bufferin-type metallophore yields MVILRIFQRQLPDLVISPDKVADTHFGIADTTLENIVMNKQFILTSALTAVLAAGVSGTVVAAEKEKCYGVAMAGKNDCAANGHACAGQAKSDLHSKEWKYVAAGTCVKMKGTLKPM; encoded by the coding sequence ATGGTTATTTTGCGTATTTTCCAGCGGCAGCTGCCAGATCTTGTGATTTCACCCGACAAAGTAGCAGATACCCATTTCGGTATCGCTGACACCACTTTGGAGAACATCGTCATGAACAAGCAATTCATCCTCACCAGCGCGTTAACTGCAGTATTGGCCGCGGGTGTTTCGGGCACGGTCGTCGCAGCAGAAAAAGAAAAATGCTACGGAGTTGCCATGGCTGGCAAAAATGATTGTGCAGCCAATGGGCACGCCTGCGCAGGGCAAGCCAAAAGTGATTTGCATAGTAAAGAGTGGAAATACGTTGCAGCGGGGACCTGTGTGAAGATGAAGGGTACGCTTAAACCCATGTAA
- the bufB gene encoding MNIO family bufferin maturase — protein sequence MFNNLPCEAGLGLRAPHVAEVLVQRPAVAWWEVHSENYFGGGEPLAALCHLRADYPVSLHGIGLGLGSLSPLDTKHLAQLKQLVARVEPAAVSEHLAWNRHSERYFNDLFPIPRVAGVIEHLVERIVQVQDVLQRPILLENVSSYVGFAGEMISEAELMAELVRRTGCGLLVDLNNFYVNSLNLGLDAEQELSRITGDTVHEIHVAGFEWFEGTAIDTHGAPISTEVLALLRLSLQRWGPKPVLLERDTNLADFSSLFQEYCSLDQFVNESLINTPGVYA from the coding sequence ATGTTTAACAATTTACCCTGCGAGGCTGGGCTTGGCCTACGCGCTCCCCACGTTGCCGAGGTTTTGGTGCAGCGCCCGGCGGTAGCATGGTGGGAAGTCCACAGCGAAAATTATTTTGGCGGCGGCGAGCCGCTGGCTGCACTGTGTCATTTACGCGCGGATTATCCAGTAAGCTTACACGGCATTGGGCTAGGATTAGGCAGTTTAAGCCCACTCGACACTAAACATTTGGCTCAACTCAAGCAATTAGTAGCCCGGGTTGAGCCAGCCGCAGTGTCAGAGCATCTGGCGTGGAATCGGCACTCCGAGCGCTATTTTAATGACCTATTCCCTATTCCACGGGTAGCAGGGGTGATCGAACATTTGGTGGAACGCATTGTGCAAGTACAAGACGTACTACAGCGGCCAATTTTATTGGAAAACGTGTCGTCCTATGTGGGCTTTGCCGGTGAAATGATATCCGAGGCTGAATTGATGGCCGAACTAGTGCGCCGCACCGGCTGTGGTTTGCTGGTAGATTTGAATAATTTTTATGTCAACTCGCTCAATTTAGGGCTCGATGCCGAGCAAGAGCTATCTCGTATTACGGGCGACACAGTGCATGAAATCCATGTCGCCGGATTTGAATGGTTTGAAGGCACAGCGATTGATACCCACGGCGCGCCGATTAGCACCGAGGTATTGGCCTTGTTGCGATTGTCATTACAGCGCTGGGGGCCGAAACCGGTCTTATTAGAGCGCGATACAAATCTGGCAGATTTTTCTAGCTTATTCCAAGAATATTGCTCCTTAGATCAATTTGTTAATGAATCATTGATCAATACACCAGGGGTATATGCATGA
- a CDS encoding multifunctional CCA addition/repair protein — translation MKVYRVGGAVRDKLLGLPVRDIDWVVVGSTAEAMQALGYTPVGKDFPVFLHPKTHQEYALARTERKSGHGYKGFTVFASADVSLEEDLLRRDLTINAIAEDENDQITDPFNGRADLTAKLLRHVSPAFSEDPVRILRLARFAARFGFDVAPETLTLMQEMVSSGEVDHLVAERVWQEFAKGLMEDRPSKMFEMLRRCGALARIAPEIDALWGVPQRADYHPEVDTGVHVMMVIDYCASQNWPLATRFAALCHDLGKATTPANILPGHIGHEARGVPLVDALCERLRVPGDCRDLARMVCREHTLIHTAEQLRSATVLEVFQRCDAFRKPERFSQMLDACLADARGRATFENCEYPQAAYLLKLLATANTVNSGEIAQGCEDKAQIPEKIKQARIAAIQAAKK, via the coding sequence ATGAAGGTTTATCGCGTTGGCGGTGCTGTAAGGGACAAATTGCTGGGCCTTCCGGTAAGAGATATCGATTGGGTGGTGGTTGGCAGCACGGCTGAAGCAATGCAAGCACTAGGCTACACGCCTGTTGGTAAAGATTTCCCGGTATTTTTGCACCCGAAAACGCATCAGGAATACGCCCTTGCCCGCACCGAACGTAAATCGGGCCATGGTTACAAAGGCTTTACCGTATTTGCAAGCGCAGATGTCAGCTTAGAAGAAGACTTACTACGCCGCGACCTCACCATTAACGCCATCGCCGAAGATGAAAACGACCAGATCACCGATCCGTTTAATGGCCGGGCAGATCTGACCGCCAAATTACTCCGCCATGTCTCCCCCGCTTTTAGCGAAGACCCGGTACGTATTTTGCGCCTCGCCCGCTTCGCCGCGCGCTTTGGCTTTGATGTGGCACCAGAAACGCTCACCCTGATGCAAGAAATGGTCAGCAGCGGTGAAGTTGATCATCTGGTGGCAGAAAGGGTGTGGCAGGAATTTGCCAAGGGGCTGATGGAAGACAGGCCATCTAAAATGTTTGAAATGCTGCGCCGCTGCGGTGCGCTGGCCCGTATTGCGCCGGAAATCGACGCACTTTGGGGCGTGCCGCAACGTGCCGACTATCACCCTGAAGTCGATACCGGCGTACATGTCATGATGGTGATCGACTACTGCGCCAGCCAGAACTGGCCGCTTGCTACCCGCTTTGCCGCGCTTTGCCACGATCTGGGTAAAGCCACCACGCCAGCCAATATTTTACCAGGGCATATCGGCCACGAAGCACGCGGCGTGCCGCTGGTAGATGCTTTATGCGAAAGATTACGTGTGCCTGGCGATTGCCGCGATCTGGCCCGCATGGTTTGCCGTGAACACACCCTTATCCACACCGCAGAACAACTACGCTCCGCCACCGTACTGGAAGTCTTTCAGCGCTGCGACGCATTCAGAAAGCCTGAACGCTTTAGCCAAATGCTCGACGCCTGCTTGGCGGATGCTCGTGGGCGAGCCACATTTGAAAACTGCGAATATCCGCAAGCAGCCTATTTATTAAAGCTACTGGCCACCGCCAATACGGTAAACAGCGGCGAGATTGCCCAAGGCTGTGAGGATAAAGCGCAAATCCCGGAGAAAATCAAACAGGCCAGAATTGCGGCCATCCAAGCGGCAAAGAAATAA